GACAAATCTAAAGTCGTCAGTTGTGTTGTATTTTCTACATAAATAAACTGTGTCATAGCTCCTATTTCATTTTGAATTTTTACAACAGCCTCGGCATCTGTTATCCCTCCATTAAAATAAACATAAGTTAAACCAGAAGTTGCCTGACCATCTGTTCCATCGGTACCATCGATGCCATCTTGACCATCCACTCCATCGACACCATCCTGACCGTCAACGCCATCAACACCATCGACTCCACAAGACATCGCTAAAATTAATACTACACTACATAATAGTTGTTTAAAAATCATCTTCATAATTATTGTTCTTTATTTGCGTTATAAAAATCTAAAGCTTCAAAAAATGGAAAGCCAAAGAAAGGACCTCCTTCTTTATACATGGTTATTTTTACACCATCCAAAAAATCACCAGAAAATTTAATATCATGGACATCTGCTTCCGTTAATTTCCTGTCGTGGAGTAAATAGTACTTTACTATTTCCATCTTTTTAACATCACTTAATTGTTTTGTCGTTTCTGTCGTCGCTTCATCTTTAGCAACTTGTTCTTTACAATTAAAAACAAGCAAGCCAAGACAAAAGACCAAATACTTTAGTTGTGTTTTCATGTTTTTCAATCTACAAGACTTCATCTATTATTACACAAAACTCCACTTCTATACTACTATAAACAATATCTAATCGTATTTCGTCTCCTACAGCTGTTCCTGCACGTTGACAGGTCACGGTCACCTGCTGTTCTTGACCACTATCTAAGGTTAAAAACCCTATACCTGTCTCGTTAAGCTCATTTACATTAGTCGTGAAAAATATAGTTGGCGAGCTTGAAAATGAGGCGATTTCTATTCCTGGTGCGCCAAAAGGGCCATTACTTGCATTTGGAAAATATTGCGTATTCAATTCAGACTCTGCAATTATTGTTTGATCATTATTACTATTATCTAGGTAAGAAAACCCTTGATAATTACATTCCGTTTCGTTTGTTGCATCATTATTGGTGTCATCATCATTATTACATGATGTAACAAGACATAATAAAACTAGTATATATGTTATTTTTTTCATCTTTATAAATTTTTATAATTTTCAATATTACTTTTTTAGGTTAAAAAAACGATTTAAGGTTAATCTAACATTAATCCTAAAGTCCCTTCATAATGACCTGTAATCGTTGTTCCGCTTGTATCTAAAAAAGTATAATCTAAATCAATCGTACTATTTGAAGGTGTTGAATAATCTATATTAATGGCATTTATGATTACCATTGGTCCAGATGTTCCAACATAAGACCAAATACCATTAGCTTCTTGTATATGACAAAAATCAAGTCCATTTTCTGTTCCAAAAGTAGGATCCGGTTCTAAATCATACCCTAATAAAGAATCTGCTGAATACCCTGCATTAAATCCGCTTGTTAATACACTAGATGCGATATAAGTATTTCCTGAACTAATGACTCCTGATGTTAAACTTGGATTAGAAGCGCCTGCTAATATTTTTAACTTTACCATATTGGTTGTGTTATCTGAAAAGCCATAAGCATAACCAATACCTACATCTCCAAAAGAATCTGTCATCCTACCATCTGTAAAGAAAAAATTATAATAATCTGGAAAAGTATCTCCATTGGCATCTGCTTGATCAATGGTAATGTAAGCATTCTCCGTTCCGTTAAACGTACCGCTAATTGTAAAACCATCTGTTGGTGTAGCTGGAGTTGTTTGCGCGTCGTCATTATTATCACAACCAACTAGCGTTATGGTTAATAAGATTAATAATACTTTAAGTGTTTTTAATGTTTTCATAATTAAATTATTTTAAGTGTTCATCCTTATATCAATAAGCGTATAAAAATGTTACCCTAAATTTAAAGTTATTATGTATCTTTTCTCACATGGATAGTCCCTGTAATAAACTTTGTAACTCCTGCGCTATCTGTAAAATCACCAGAAAAAGCAACGTCAATATACTCTGTTTGATTTCCAAAATTTGATATTATAAATTCAAAAATTCTGTGTCGTTGTAATAGTTGTAATTACTACTTAAGCTTGGTTTCGAAGGTCTTATCATTAATGATATTCATCAATCTTTACACAAAACTCGGCATCCAATCCAGAACCTGTCACTATAAATTGCATTCCTTCACCAACTGCACTTCCTGTTGCTAAACACGTTACATTTACAGTTTGTATAACACCATCAATACTTAATTGACCTGTTCCAGCAGCGTTTGCAGTAACAACTGTGGTAACAAACCAAAAATCGCCAGGATTACTAGTTTCATAAATTTCCACTTCAGGCCCATTCGATGACGTATAGAAAAAATCTGTAGTTAATTCTGCTTCAGGTATTAAAGTCGTCGTATTGTTTGACGTATCTAAAGCATCGTAACCTTCATAATCACATGCTGAAGTTTCTGGTTCATCGTCTATCCCGTCATCCGCAGGACATCCAGAACCAATTATAAATAACGCTACTACCAATAATGTAATTGGGGAAATTGCTTTTAAAATCTTCTTTTTCATTGTATTAGGTTTTAATTAAGTTAATATTACTTTGTTTATAAAATTTAAAATAAAAATAGCTCGAAGCACAAATAAGACACAATCCAATAGCCTGAGAATGTGATAATATATTTTCAACTACATAACCTCTTTCATCTCCTCTAAACAGCTCTAAAATCCCTCGACCAAAACCATACAATATTAAGTATGCTAAAAATATTTGCCCTGTAAATTGCTTTCGGTTTTTAATAAATAGAAGTATCAATAGTATTATCATTAAGACGGTCACTTCATACAATTGCGTAGGATGAACGGCTACATCATGCGTGGTTGGGAAAACTATCCCAAAACCACTATTCGTTGGATGTCCAAAACAACAACCCGCTGCAAAACAACCTAAACGTCCTATGGCATGAATTATAACTGTAGTTACTGCTAAAATATCTAACATTGGTAATACAGGTATTTTGTGCTTTTTTAAATACCAAATAACAACTGGAACAATAACTATAAACGAGCCATAAAAGACATAACCACCATTAAAGCTGCTTAAAATTAAACTTGGATTATTAATATACAACATGGGATCTTGCAGATAAAAAAACAACTTACCGCCTACAAAGCCTGCAATAAAAACCAAGTAAAAAAAAGTGTTTGATAAATTAGTAATCCCTAATGTTTTTTTAGCACTCCATTTAGTATATAACGCCGCTATTAAAGTCCCTAGCGCTATTAAAGTAGCATAACTATATACGGTAACTTGTGTCAAACCAAAAAGACGAGAAAAAAATTCAGGTAACGAAAAATCAAATAGCTCTGGAAACATGTTTTATGTTTTTTTTTAAAATAAATCGGCAATACATGTTATTACTAACTTATTGCCGATTTATATAGAAAGATTAATAGCAAATCAAAAATAACATACAACCTCTAGCAAATACCTTACTATTGCATGACACGTTAGTTTCATGTCATGAAAAGTGGTTTTCATTAAATCAACTATACCACTTGAACTGTTAATTATTGGTCTACGTTTTTATATAAAAACAACCTTTGTTTTGTTACCCCTAAATTTGATTCTTTTATTAAATTCGTTTTAAATCACAATATATATGCATTCAATAACAATGTAAAAACACTAATTTACAATTGAAGTTTTGATCGTATCCACGTATTCCTTGTACAATAAAATAAAAGACATTAAGTTTGCTATATAAACTAAACCTACTATGGAACAACAGATTTTAAACTTATTAATGTACACTATCCCCTCTGTAATAACAGGAGCTATCGCTTATCTTTTTTTTAGACAACATATGCAAAATGAAGAAGAGCGTCGTAAATTTAATATCTTAAAAACCTTAAGTAAAGAATCTTTACCTGTAAGACTACAAGCCTATGAGCGTCTAACTTTGTTTTTAGAACGCATCTCACCAAATAAATTATTACTGCGTGTTGCCCCATTATCATCAGACAAGCAGTCTTATGAAGACTTATTAATAAGCAGTATTGAACAAGAGTTTGAACACAACTTAGCACAACAAATCTATTTAAGTGATGATTGCTGGACTATTATTAAGGCTTCAAAAAGTGCAACCATCCAATTGATTAGAAAAGTAAGTATGAGCGATAAAATTGACTCTGCTCACAAATTAAGAGAAGCCATTTTAAACGAAATGTTGGACAAACCAGCACCAAGTAACGCTGGATTACATTATATCAAAAAAGAAGTCGGAGAAATCTGGTAACCTTTTAAAGGTTCATAAAAAAAGTCCTATCAAACGATAGGACTTTTTTTTATCTAAATATGATTATAACCCCTAGAGATTACTCTATTGGCACAGTGGATCTAAATTCATCATGATTTTCATACTTATCCTGAGCATACAAATACCCTTGTAACCACCAATCTTCCATTAGTTTTTTATTAAAAATCAACGAGTTTTCCGTTAACTTAGTTGGTGTATAATACAAGTTAAGCTTTACATTCCTATGTTTTGCCGCCAATTTACCTATTGCAATATCTCCTTTTTCTACTTGGTCCAATAAATGCCCGAACAGATTTATCATTAACGAAAACGGATTTTTCCCTAACACTTTATTGTATTCTAAGTTTTCACTTTCTAAAACAATAGCATCCACCTCTGTAGCCCCTCTTAAAATAGCCTCTCTAATTGGTATTACACAACCCAATCCTCCATCTGCATACTCAAATCCATCTTTTATAGCTAAGGACATAAACGGAATATAATTGCAAGAAATCCAGATCCATTCGCAAAACTCATCGTAATCATAATCGTTAATTGACTTATACTCTACGCGGTTTTTAGATAAATTAGTAACCGTAACAACCACATCTTCTTTAGTGGCTTTAATAGTATCATATTCTGCTTTAGTAAAATGTACTTTAATATGCTTTTTAAGATTTTTACTTTCACCAAAAGTGCGTTTCTTTTTCAAAAATTGCAACGCTGTGTTAAAATAATTAATAGAAACATATTCTCTATCCCCTTTCTTTTTAACCACAAACGGATTAATACTAAAAATAGAATTCTGATTAACATGCGTATAAATATCGTACAGCTTACCAATATTTCCAGTAGCTAAATGCGGAATTAATAGACTTCCAGTAGATGTTCCCAAAAACATATCGTACTGTTTACCTTCTTGTTCTATTAAATGTTGTGCAACTCCTCCTGCAAATGCACCTTTACTTCCTCCTCCAGATATGACTAATGCTTTCAAATTATTGTTTTTGGTTGTCCTGCAAATTACTAATTATAGATTTATATTTTTCATTTTCAGATAACAATTCTAAAAGTTGTTTCGCAAAACTCTTGAATCTCCAATTATGATGCCTTGAAGCCGTTATTAAACTTGATAAAGCATCCTGATTAAACAATCCTAAACTGCTCAAAACATCAAATGCATTTTGGCGTAACTGAAAGCCATGTTCTGATGCCGTATACCCGACCAATTCATTATAAAATGTCGTTTTACTATCTTCTTCATATCCTGGAGTTGCAATTGCCAAAGCCAACCACAGCGTTCTTACATTATAATCATTAAAACCATAAATTGTCTTCGTTTGGTCTAAATACACCTCTCGCTTTTGCGGAAAATTGGCCCAAAGGTTATAAAGAGCAGCTTCATTTGTGATATAAGATTGATCATCAAGTAACGTTTCGTAATATTTCTGAAATTTCAAAGGAATCTTTTGCAACCCCAAAGCCAAGGTTTGTCTTAATTGTATTTGGCCTGATTGAAACGCTTCCTCTATCAAATCATCTGACGTTGGATATTCAGGTGTTGACACCGCTTCTTCCAAAACTGCAACTTGAATAGCATAAAACCCTTTTGGCAATTCAGTTATCAAGCTTGACGGAATATAGTTGTCCTCAGCATCTGTTCTATAACTTAAATACGGATCTGTTTTCATGGTTAATAAAAACGATGACGTTTCATTCTTTCGTAAAGCAACTGCCATCTCTTCCTCTAAAACATCAGAAGACAGTAACCATTGTGCCACAAACCCTGTCAAATCCTGACCTGATGTTTTTTCTACTTCTTTTATAAAATCATTGGTTTCTACATTTTTAAACGCGTTAGCTTTCAAATATATCTTTACAGCCTTTTTAAACGCCTTGTCACCTACTTTCTCGCGTAAAGTATGTAATGCCCAAGCTCCTTTTTTATAAAACGTCGTGCTGCTTGATTTTGGATCTAGTAACGAGGTGCTCTCTCCAGCCACATCTTGCGCTATCAATTCTTGAGCATATTGGTAGAGTTGCCAATAGTAATAGTCCTCTCCAAAAATATCACGTTCTG
This portion of the Olleya sp. Bg11-27 genome encodes:
- a CDS encoding M1 family metallopeptidase produces the protein MRYLFVLFITFLCLSAKAQQTEFIDFISIDAQIGFKTAEKMIVGGVTYKFKVLKEIDSVFINSRNNIRHFEIHDSNLKAEASLKEDMIVFKKHRGDFLKDSIYSFKLIYFLVPKKALYFTEKENSHQIWTQGQGKYTSHWLPSIDDMNDKIEFDLSITYDKDYQVIANGALIDKISNDSTTTWHYDMQKPMSSYLVALAIGKYEKQVITSKSGIPIALYYYPEDSAKVEPTYRYTKQLFDFLEDEIGVPYPWQNYKQVPVKDFLYSGMENTSCTIFSDYFMIDRTSFVDKNYVNVNAHELAHQWFGDLVTETSGTHHWLQEGFATYYALLAERDIFGEDYYYWQLYQYAQELIAQDVAGESTSLLDPKSSSTTFYKKGAWALHTLREKVGDKAFKKAVKIYLKANAFKNVETNDFIKEVEKTSGQDLTGFVAQWLLSSDVLEEEMAVALRKNETSSFLLTMKTDPYLSYRTDAEDNYIPSSLITELPKGFYAIQVAVLEEAVSTPEYPTSDDLIEEAFQSGQIQLRQTLALGLQKIPLKFQKYYETLLDDQSYITNEAALYNLWANFPQKREVYLDQTKTIYGFNDYNVRTLWLALAIATPGYEEDSKTTFYNELVGYTASEHGFQLRQNAFDVLSSLGLFNQDALSSLITASRHHNWRFKSFAKQLLELLSENEKYKSIISNLQDNQKQ
- a CDS encoding patatin family protein, translated to MKALVISGGGSKGAFAGGVAQHLIEQEGKQYDMFLGTSTGSLLIPHLATGNIGKLYDIYTHVNQNSIFSINPFVVKKKGDREYVSINYFNTALQFLKKKRTFGESKNLKKHIKVHFTKAEYDTIKATKEDVVVTVTNLSKNRVEYKSINDYDYDEFCEWIWISCNYIPFMSLAIKDGFEYADGGLGCVIPIREAILRGATEVDAIVLESENLEYNKVLGKNPFSLMINLFGHLLDQVEKGDIAIGKLAAKHRNVKLNLYYTPTKLTENSLIFNKKLMEDWWLQGYLYAQDKYENHDEFRSTVPIE
- a CDS encoding prolipoprotein diacylglyceryl transferase, whose amino-acid sequence is MFPELFDFSLPEFFSRLFGLTQVTVYSYATLIALGTLIAALYTKWSAKKTLGITNLSNTFFYLVFIAGFVGGKLFFYLQDPMLYINNPSLILSSFNGGYVFYGSFIVIVPVVIWYLKKHKIPVLPMLDILAVTTVIIHAIGRLGCFAAGCCFGHPTNSGFGIVFPTTHDVAVHPTQLYEVTVLMIILLILLFIKNRKQFTGQIFLAYLILYGFGRGILELFRGDERGYVVENILSHSQAIGLCLICASSYFYFKFYKQSNINLIKT